Sequence from the Paraburkholderia acidiphila genome:
GGTTTCGCTTCCACGGGTATCGATGCGCTGATGGCGTCGATCGGGCTGTCAGGCGCCGCGTTCTACAATCATTTCCCTTCCAAGCAGGCGCTCTTCGACGCCCTCGTCGGTGAGGAGGCGTCCAACAGCGCCGATCTGCTCGCAGTAGGCGATGACGCGCCCGAAGCCGATCTCGGCAAACGCCTGAGAAGCTACCTGAGCACGTATCACGTCCTGCATCCCGAATCGGGCTGTGCACTGCCCGCGATCGGCCCGGAAATCGCGCGAGGCACGCCCGCCGCGCGAGCGGAAGTCGAAAAAGCGCTCAAGCGTATCCAGAAGAGCTGGAGTGCTCACCTCGACGACAAGGACACCGCGTGGGCAGTCATGGCGCAATGTGTCGGCGCCCTTCTGCTTGCGCGCACGGTGGAAAGCGAACGCACGCGGCGCGAAATTCTCGCGTCGAGCCGGCGGCTTCTGGGTGAAGCGCTCGATATCGATACCCTGAAGTAGTCTTCGCATTTCCGCAGCGCCCTCGGGAGTCCGCCTTTTACCAGCGCTCCATGTACGGACGCAGATCCAGCTCGAACGTCCAGGCGTCGCGGGGCTGCTGGTGCAGATACCAGTAGTTCTCGGCGATGTGCTCCGGATTCAGGATGCCGTCCTTTTCCTTCAAGGCGTAGCGTTCCGGGAAATTCGTGCGAATAAAGTCGGTATCGATGGCGCCGTCGACAATGACGTGGGCGACGTGAACGTTGCGCGGCCCCAGTTCCCGGGCCATGCTTTGCGCAAGCGCCCGAAGCGCATGCTTGGCGCCCGCAAATGCGCCGAAATCCGCCGCGCCCCTCACGCTTGCCGTCGCGCCCGTGAAGAGAATCGTCCCGCGCCCTCGCGCAACCATCCGCTTCGCCACCTCGCGGCCGTTGAGAAATGCGCTGAAGCAGGCCATCTCCCAGATCTTGAAGTACTTGCGCGCCGTCTCTTCCAGAATGCTGCAGGGCACGTTCGCACCAATGTTGAATACCATGACCTCGATCGGACCGTGCTCGGCTTCGACGCGCTCGATCAACGCCACGACATCCTCTTCCTTGCGCGCGTCGCTGCCATACCCGTAGGCCTCACCGCCGGCCTCGCGAATACGTGCGACCAGCGGCTCCAGCTTGTCTGCCGAGCGGCGGCTCACACAGGCGATGTAGCCCTCGCGGGCGAATCGCGATGCGATCGCGCCCCCAGTTGCATCTCCTGCCCCAATCACCAGCACGACTTTCGGTTGCACCTTGTCGGACTGCATGCTGTCTCCTGTTAGCGAACGATCGTTTAGTTAACGTACGTTAATTAAACGGTCGACCCTTGTCAACCAGGGTTTTGGCTGCAGCGGCGTGAACGTTCGGTAAGGATATTACGCAGAAAAGCGAAACTCAGTCCGCGTCGCTCTTTTGCCAGGTCAAGAGAATCTGCTGTTTCGCGGTGGTCAGTGTTGCCACGTGCTCGCTCAGTTGCTCGCGGATTCGCTCGGTCGGGCCGCCAATCGAGAGTCCGTACAGGTCGCCGCCGAAATCGAGGGCAACGGCCACCGCCGAAAGCTCGGGCGCACTCTCGCCGATGTTCGCATACCAGCCGCGCTCATGCGCAGCGCTAACCTGATCGATGAACGTGGTGCGATCGGCGACCGTCGCGCCGGTGAATCGCTCGAAATGAAGTTTTGCGCAGAGGGCGTCGCGCGTCGGCGCATCGAGTTCGCCGCAAATCACCTTGCCGATCGAGTTCGCATGCAACGGGCGCAATGAGCCGGGCACGCATGCATAGCGCACCGCCTTCTCCGATTCGACCACGTCGAGATAAATGACCTGCGTGCCGTGGATCTTGCCAAGCACGATGGTTTCGCCTGTCGCGTCGCGCAGCTCGACAAGACGGGGATGCAACATCTGGACCACCGGATCGACGGCATTGATCGCGTTGGCGAGCAGTTGCAGACGCCGCGTCGGATAGTAGCCTCCCCGCTTGCGCACTTCGTACAGATAGCCGCGGCTCACGAGCGTGCGCGCAAGCGCGAGGCAACTCGACGCGGGCACCTCCAGAAGCCGCGCCATTTCGGCGAGCGCCAATGGCCTCTGTTCGGCGGCGAAGAGTTCGAACAGGTCGAGCGTGCGGGCAACGAGTTTGACGTCCATGGATCGGGCAGTGGTCGCAAGGCGGCGCGCCGCCCCTTGCGGTGTTCAGTAAGACTTCGGCAGCCCGAGCACCTTTTCCGCGATGAAGCACATGATCATTTGCGGGCTGACGGGCGCGAGCCTTGGAATCATACACTCCCGCAGATAGCGTTCGACGTGGTATTCCTTCGCGTAGCCCATCCCCCCCAAGGTTGCAATGGCCGTCTGGCAAGCCTGGAATGCCGCTTCGGCAGCAAGATATTTCCCGGCGTTGGCTTCTGCGCCGCACGGCTCGCCCGCGTCGTATAGCGTGGCGGCCTTCATCACCATCAGGTTCGCGGCCTCGAGTGCCATCCACGCCTGCGCGAGCGGATGCTGGATGGCCTGGTTCTGCCCAATGGGACGTCCAAACACGACACGGTCCTTCGCGTACTGCGTCGCGTGGCGCAGCGCCGCCTGGCCGAGCCCCACCGCTTCCGAGGCGATCAGGATGCGCTCCGGATTCAGACCATGCAGCAGATAGTGGAAGCCCTTGCCCTCCTCCCCAATGCGGTCGTCCACCGGCACGCGCAAACCGTCGATGAAAAGCATGTTCGAATCGACCGCCTTGCGGCCCATCTTCTCGATCTCGCGGACTTCGACTCGCGTGCGGTCGAGGTCGGTATAAAAAAGACTCAGGCCGTCGGTCGGCTTCGCCACCTGGTCCAGTGGCGTCGTGCGCGCGATGATCAGCATCTTGTTCGCGACCTGTGCGGTCGAGATCCAGATCTTGCGGCCAGTGAGCACGTAGTGATCGCCGTTGCGCACGGCCTGCGTTTTCAGGTGCGTCGTGTCCAGGCCAGCGTCGGGTTCGGTCACGGCGAAACAGGCTTTGTCGCTGCCCTCGATGAGGGGCGGCAGAAATCGCTGCTTCTGCGCTTCGTTGCCGAACACCTGTACCGGATTGAGTCCGAAGATATTCATATGCACAGCCGACGCGCCCGAAAGCCCCGCGCCGGAAGCGCTGATGGTGCGCATCATCAGCGCCGCTTCGGTCATGCCGAGCCCGGAGCCGCCGTAGTCCGGCGACATCGCAATGCCAAGCCAGCCAGCATCGGCGAGTGCGCGGTGAAAGTCGTGCGGAAATCCGCCTTCGCGGTCGCGTTCGAGCCAGTAGCCGTCGTCGAATCGTTCGCAGATCTTTTCGATTGCAGCGACAATCGACTGCTGGTCTTCATTGAGGTTGAAATTCATACGGACCTCCTCTCAAAACATAAACAAAAGCGGTACTAGAGCGGGAACACGCCCACCAGGACTGCGGTGAACACCATCAGCACCGTGGCGGCAAACAGGAATGGAATCGTGAACTTCTGATGCTCGGCCAGTTCCACGCCCGTCAGGCCGACGATCAGGAACGTTGCTGGTGTGAGTGGGCTAACGGGAAAACCGGTAGTCATCTGACCGAGGAGCGCCGCCTGGGCCATCTGCACGGGTGGCACGCCCAGCAGTTCCCCGCTCTTCGCCAAAACTGGAAGGATGCCGAAGTAAAACGAGTCGGGATCGAATAACAGGCTGAGCGGCATTGAAACGAGTCCCAGCACGAATGGCATATGGCGCGCGTGATCGGCTGGCACATGGCGCACAACGACTTCGGCCATCGCATTGAGCATGCCGGTTCCGGTCATGATGCCGGTGAAAGCACCCGCAGCGAGCAACACGCTCGCCATCATCAGGGCCGCTTTCGCATGGGCGTCGACACGTTCGCGCTGCTGGTTCACATCTGGGTAGTTGATGACGAGCGCCAGCACGGTGCCGATCATGAACATCACCATGGGATCGACAATGCCCGACACGAGCGTCACGAGCACGACGAGAGTCAGCACGAGGTTGATCCAGAAGCGCTCTGGCCGGCGCAGCGCGAGTTCCTCCGGCGTGAGCACGCGCGGGGTGGCGGCGATGCCGGCGGCATGTTCGCGTGTGAGACCGAGACGCTTTTCCTCGCGCTTGCCCAGCATGTATGCCGTGCCGAACACGAAAACCAGGCCGACTATCTGCACGGGAATCATCGGATAGAAAATGACGGTGCCCGGAATATGCAGGGCCGCTGAAGCGCGCAGCATGGGCCCGACCCAGGGGAGGAAGTTGACGCCTGCCGCCATGGAGGCGACACACGCGAGAATGCGGCGATCGAGTCCGAGGCGGGTATAGAGCGGCATCATTGCGGGCAGTGTGACGAGGAACGTAACCGCGCCCGAACCGTCGAGGTGGATGAGTAGCGCAAGCAGCGCGGAACCCATCACAATGCGCGGCGGATGGCAACCCACCACGCGCAACACGCCGTTGATGATCGGATCGAGCATCCCCGCATCAGTCAGGATGCCGAAGAAAAGTATCGCAAATACGAACATCCCGGCGACCGGGCCGATGTTCTGTACCCCGTGAACGATGAACTTCGCCGTGGAGAGACCGAATCCCGCAGCGAGCGCGGCGACGATGGGCACGGCGATCAGGGCGACTAGAGGCGAAAGCCGCTTCGTGATGATCAGCGTGAAAAGAGCGATGATCGCGAGCGTACCGGTTAGCGCGAGCATGATCCGGTCCCCGTGTGCGCCATGCTTCCCGTCTGCTTGCCAGGTGTCATTCCTGTCTCCTGCGCGGCGTTGCGTATGCCGCTGTCGTGGTTCTATTGGATGGCTTGCCGATCAGCCGGCTATGCCTTCTTGCGCGATGGCTCGCCGAATACCCGTGCCGCGTGTTCATCGAGCGCCGGCGGCGCGCTTCGGTAGGTGGCCGGTGTGCGGCCCAGCTTGATCGGCGACGCGATTCCACGGTAGGACCCCATCTCGACCTTCATTGCGCGATGGTCGACGTGGGGATGCGCGAGCGCCGCACCTACGCCAAGTACCGGTGCACATGGCACGCCGTGGCGCACGAGCATGTCGGCCAGCTGTGGGCCATCCCAGCCGGCGAAGTGTTGTTCGAGTGCTGCGCGCAGGTCGGTACGGTGCTGGCTGCGCGAGCGATTGTCGGCAAAGCGTGGGTCGTCGGCGAGGTGCGGCGCATCGATCAGTCGGCAGAGCGCCCCGAACTGCGTGTTGTTGCCGACCGCGAGAAAGATATCACCGCTGCCGGTGTGGAACATGTCGTAAGGCGTAATGTTCGGATGGGCGTTACCGGTGCGCTGCGGCTCATTGCCCGAGTAAAAGTAATTGGGCGTGTGCGGGTGCAGGATCGAGAGCGCGCAATCGAACAGCGTCGATTCGACGAACTGGCCCCGCCCGCTCACCTCGCGCTCGCGCAACGCCATCAGCACGCCGAGGGCCGCATTGAGTCCCGTCACGAGATCGACGATCGGCACGCCGATGCGCAGCGGCGCACCGCCTGCCTCCCCGTTCACGCTCATGAGACCGGTCATCGCCTGAATCGCCGCGTCGTAGCCCGGCAACGCGCCAAGCGGGCCGTCAGCGCCGAAGCCCGACACGCGGCAATGCACGAGCCGCGGAAAGCGCGCGGCCAGCACGGTGTCGTAACCCAGCCCCCATCGCTCGAGCGTGCCGACCTTGAAGTTTTCCACCAGCACGTCAGCCGTTTCGAGCAGCGCGAGCAGCCGCTCGCGCTCCGCCGGCTGGGTGAGATCCAGCACGACGCCCAGCTTGTTGCGATTGACGCCCTGGAAGTACGAAGCGGTCTCGCCGTCGAAGGGCGGCCCCCAGCCGCGCGTTTCGTCGCCGCCAGGCGGCTCGATCTTGATGACTTCCGCGCCGTGGTCGGCAAGGATCTGCGTGCAGTATGGGCCGCCGAGAACACGGGACAGGTCTACAACGCGCAAGCCATGCAGCGATCCAGCTGCCGGAGATGAGGGAGTGGCCATTTTCATCTGCACTACTGATTGATTGAAATAGAAGGCACGCAAT
This genomic interval carries:
- a CDS encoding acyl-CoA dehydrogenase family protein, with amino-acid sequence MNFNLNEDQQSIVAAIEKICERFDDGYWLERDREGGFPHDFHRALADAGWLGIAMSPDYGGSGLGMTEAALMMRTISASGAGLSGASAVHMNIFGLNPVQVFGNEAQKQRFLPPLIEGSDKACFAVTEPDAGLDTTHLKTQAVRNGDHYVLTGRKIWISTAQVANKMLIIARTTPLDQVAKPTDGLSLFYTDLDRTRVEVREIEKMGRKAVDSNMLFIDGLRVPVDDRIGEEGKGFHYLLHGLNPERILIASEAVGLGQAALRHATQYAKDRVVFGRPIGQNQAIQHPLAQAWMALEAANLMVMKAATLYDAGEPCGAEANAGKYLAAEAAFQACQTAIATLGGMGYAKEYHVERYLRECMIPRLAPVSPQMIMCFIAEKVLGLPKSY
- a CDS encoding TetR/AcrR family transcriptional regulator, coding for MRYSSSHKEETRRRLIDSSRAIAKEGGFASTGIDALMASIGLSGAAFYNHFPSKQALFDALVGEEASNSADLLAVGDDAPEADLGKRLRSYLSTYHVLHPESGCALPAIGPEIARGTPAARAEVEKALKRIQKSWSAHLDDKDTAWAVMAQCVGALLLARTVESERTRREILASSRRLLGEALDIDTLK
- a CDS encoding IclR family transcriptional regulator, producing MDVKLVARTLDLFELFAAEQRPLALAEMARLLEVPASSCLALARTLVSRGYLYEVRKRGGYYPTRRLQLLANAINAVDPVVQMLHPRLVELRDATGETIVLGKIHGTQVIYLDVVESEKAVRYACVPGSLRPLHANSIGKVICGELDAPTRDALCAKLHFERFTGATVADRTTFIDQVSAAHERGWYANIGESAPELSAVAVALDFGGDLYGLSIGGPTERIREQLSEHVATLTTAKQQILLTWQKSDAD
- a CDS encoding SDR family oxidoreductase; its protein translation is MQSDKVQPKVVLVIGAGDATGGAIASRFAREGYIACVSRRSADKLEPLVARIREAGGEAYGYGSDARKEEDVVALIERVEAEHGPIEVMVFNIGANVPCSILEETARKYFKIWEMACFSAFLNGREVAKRMVARGRGTILFTGATASVRGAADFGAFAGAKHALRALAQSMARELGPRNVHVAHVIVDGAIDTDFIRTNFPERYALKEKDGILNPEHIAENYWYLHQQPRDAWTFELDLRPYMERW
- a CDS encoding CaiB/BaiF CoA transferase family protein, with translation MATPSSPAAGSLHGLRVVDLSRVLGGPYCTQILADHGAEVIKIEPPGGDETRGWGPPFDGETASYFQGVNRNKLGVVLDLTQPAERERLLALLETADVLVENFKVGTLERWGLGYDTVLAARFPRLVHCRVSGFGADGPLGALPGYDAAIQAMTGLMSVNGEAGGAPLRIGVPIVDLVTGLNAALGVLMALREREVSGRGQFVESTLFDCALSILHPHTPNYFYSGNEPQRTGNAHPNITPYDMFHTGSGDIFLAVGNNTQFGALCRLIDAPHLADDPRFADNRSRSQHRTDLRAALEQHFAGWDGPQLADMLVRHGVPCAPVLGVGAALAHPHVDHRAMKVEMGSYRGIASPIKLGRTPATYRSAPPALDEHAARVFGEPSRKKA
- a CDS encoding CitMHS family transporter, encoding MLALTGTLAIIALFTLIITKRLSPLVALIAVPIVAALAAGFGLSTAKFIVHGVQNIGPVAGMFVFAILFFGILTDAGMLDPIINGVLRVVGCHPPRIVMGSALLALLIHLDGSGAVTFLVTLPAMMPLYTRLGLDRRILACVASMAAGVNFLPWVGPMLRASAALHIPGTVIFYPMIPVQIVGLVFVFGTAYMLGKREEKRLGLTREHAAGIAATPRVLTPEELALRRPERFWINLVLTLVVLVTLVSGIVDPMVMFMIGTVLALVINYPDVNQQRERVDAHAKAALMMASVLLAAGAFTGIMTGTGMLNAMAEVVVRHVPADHARHMPFVLGLVSMPLSLLFDPDSFYFGILPVLAKSGELLGVPPVQMAQAALLGQMTTGFPVSPLTPATFLIVGLTGVELAEHQKFTIPFLFAATVLMVFTAVLVGVFPL